CCGTGCGCATCGAGAGCGCCACGGTCCTGGCAAACGTGGCGCTGCTGCAGCAGAGCGAATTGCTGGCGGTGATGTCGGGGAGGATGACCGAGTTCTTTCGCGCCCTGGGACAGGTGGTGGCGTTGCCGCTGCCGTACCGGCGCGAAGGCACGGTGGGCGTGCTGCGGCATCGCGATGCCGAGCAGACGCCGCTGCGGCAGGCCTTCATGGCGGCGCTGGTGGCGGCGGCACGCTAGCGCTGCCGCGCTCCCCCGCCCTTCCCCACCTATGGCGCGTCGTCGCGCGGCGCGGCGGTGGAGCCGCGCACGATCAGCTGCGGCGTCAGCTGCACGGTGACGGCATCGGATCCCGGCTTGTCGATCTGCCGCAGCAGCAGCCGCGCCGCCTCCTCGCCCATTTCATGGACGGCGATGCGCACCGTGGTCAGCGGCGGGGTCAGCGCATCGGCGAACGGCATGTCGTTGTGCCCGACCACCGAGATGTCGGCGGGGCAATCCAGTCCGCGTTCGCGCAGCAGGTCGTAGCAGCCCATCGCCACCAGGTCGTTGCCGGCGGCGATGGCGGTGACTGCCGGAAAGGCTTCCAGCAGTTGCGCGCACGCCAGCTTGCCGGCCTCGCGCGAATAGCTGGCGGCCTCGATCACGTGCCAGGCGTCGCGGCGCAGGCGGTGCCGCCTGACCGCCTGGACAAAGCCTTCGCGCCGCAGGAAGCCGGTGGACAGCGCGGCCGGGCCGGCGATATGGGCGATATGGCGATGGCCGAGGCCGACCAGGTGGTCTACCGTCAGCCGCATCGCCAGCAGGTTGTCGCTGACCACGCACGAGACCCGTCCCGTCTCTTCGCCGCGGTTGACCGTGACGACCGGGATATGCTGCCGGATGCAGTAGTCGAGCACCGCGTCCTCGCGCTCCGCCGTCGCCAGCACCAGCCCTTCGACCTGCCGGCCGATCATCTGGTCGATGATGAAGCGCTGCCGGCTCTTGTCGGTGCCGGCGTTGACGACGATGGGTACGTAGCCCTTTTGCGCCAGCACCGACTCGATCCCCGCCAGGATCGGCGGGAACACCGGGTTGGCGATATCGGGCAGCACCACGCCCACCAGCCCGGAGCGCTGCGTGCGCAAGCCCGCGGCGATGCGGTTGGGGCGGAAGCCGCGCGCCTCAGCCACTTCCAGGATGCGCGCCGCCACGTCCTGCGCCACCAGGTGCCGCGTGGCCGGGTTCATGACCCGCGAGACCGTCGAGTAATGCACGTCGATCTCGGCGGCCAGGTCTTTCAGGGTGAGGCGCTTGCGCTCGGGCATGACGGCAGGTGGCTGGGCGGCGGCCCGGGAATGGGGGAGGCGATATTTTAAGGTGCATTGCTGCTGGGGGTGGTTAATGAAGGTGGGGGCTTCACTTTGGCGTCATCTTGACGGGGCTGCGGCTGGGCATCTGGCGGATATTTGATATGCCCTGGTTTCGCCCTGAGGGCCGGAGCCTCCACGAAGTGCAGCGCTTCACTCCGTGGTCACGCCGGCCCTCACCCCAACCCTCTCCCGCAAGCGGGAGAGGGAGCAAACCATCAGCAAGCTTGGCCATCAAGGGGCCGGGCACAGAACGCCCCGCTGCGCTCGCTTGGCGCCATCGCCGATGAGCCCACAGACCTATCCCTGCCCATTGCTTGCTCCCCTCTCCCGCAAGCGGGAGAGGGAGCACACAACTGCAAGTCTGTGCCACCGCGCAACCCTTACTCCCCAGCCCTGACCCCTGACTGCCGCACCACCGGCGCCAGCTTGCCGATTTCCGCCTGGATATACGCGGCAAACTCCTGCGGCGACGAACGCCGCGGCTCGGCGCCCTGCGCGGCCAGGCGCTCGCGCACGTCGGGCGATGACAGCGCCTTGCCGATCTCGGCGTTGAGGGCATCGACGATCTCGCGCGGCGTGCCGGCCGGCGCGAGGACGCCGAACCACGAATCGAAGGCATAGGCGGGAAAGCCCGATTCCGCGACGGTCGGGATATCCGGCAGCGCACTGGCCCGCTTCGGCGTGGTCACCGCCAGCGCGCGCAGCTTGCCTTGCCTGACGAACGGCATGGCCGAGACGGTGGGCGCGAACATCATGTCGCCGCGGCCGGCCATGACGTCGGTCAGCGCTTCGCCGGTGCCCTTGTACGGGATATGCGTGATGTCGATGCCGGCCTGCATCTTGAACATCTCGCCGCTGAGGTGCGTGGAGCTGCCGGAGCCCGCGGAGTCAAAGTTCAGCGCGCCCGGCGTGGCCTTGGCCGCCGCCACCACGTCGCGCACCGACTTGTACTTGCTGGCCGCATTGACCACCAGCACGTTGGGCACGCTCGCCACCAGCGAGACCGGCGCGAAGTCCTTCACCGTGTCATAGCCGAGTTTGGGATACAGCGTGGCGTTGATCGCATGCCCGACCGACACCAGGATCAGCGTGTAGCCGTCCGGC
This genomic interval from Cupriavidus oxalaticus contains the following:
- a CDS encoding LacI family DNA-binding transcriptional regulator; amino-acid sequence: MPERKRLTLKDLAAEIDVHYSTVSRVMNPATRHLVAQDVAARILEVAEARGFRPNRIAAGLRTQRSGLVGVVLPDIANPVFPPILAGIESVLAQKGYVPIVVNAGTDKSRQRFIIDQMIGRQVEGLVLATAEREDAVLDYCIRQHIPVVTVNRGEETGRVSCVVSDNLLAMRLTVDHLVGLGHRHIAHIAGPAALSTGFLRREGFVQAVRRHRLRRDAWHVIEAASYSREAGKLACAQLLEAFPAVTAIAAGNDLVAMGCYDLLRERGLDCPADISVVGHNDMPFADALTPPLTTVRIAVHEMGEEAARLLLRQIDKPGSDAVTVQLTPQLIVRGSTAAPRDDAP
- a CDS encoding tripartite tricarboxylate transporter substrate binding protein encodes the protein MIRSIQGAVLALTSSLMLAAAPAASAASMQPQYPSKPIRLVVPFSAGSATDILARILGSKMAEGGSYQVIVDNRPGAGGTVGATGVAKAAPDGYTLILVSVGHAINATLYPKLGYDTVKDFAPVSLVASVPNVLVVNAASKYKSVRDVVAAAKATPGALNFDSAGSGSSTHLSGEMFKMQAGIDITHIPYKGTGEALTDVMAGRGDMMFAPTVSAMPFVRQGKLRALAVTTPKRASALPDIPTVAESGFPAYAFDSWFGVLAPAGTPREIVDALNAEIGKALSSPDVRERLAAQGAEPRRSSPQEFAAYIQAEIGKLAPVVRQSGVRAGE